The following coding sequences lie in one Phalacrocorax aristotelis chromosome 4, bGulAri2.1, whole genome shotgun sequence genomic window:
- the LOC142056858 gene encoding protein O-GlcNAcase-like isoform X9: protein MGQGCCLKVLPSCNVGFYGRPWSMEQRKLLFQWLKRWGLNCYMYAPKDELKHRLLWREPYTEHEAACMRSLIEAAQDQGVEFVFAISAGQDMVFSSAGDRLLLQQKLRQVAAMGCHSFALLFDDIDPCMCQADRDVFPSLAQAQASVANEVYQELGQPSVFLFCPTEYCSSLCSPSPSQSCYLLTLGQELLPGIGVIWTGPKVVSQELSATLLEEVEGVLQRRPIIWDNLYANDYDCRRVFLGPYTGRAPGLMPRLRGLLLNPNCELQANFIPIHTLGSWFQSELGSCAHADHTGMETAAALGDSQGPPEGSYSSQEALELALHDWVAEINQQALEPGGRTPGHPSISLKGGTRLQLGTEGGQEVMPDPQPHNSVPSGADQHGPEPCSVAPGEGMRKVTSEPKKGSGSRTPAGSRQSPTGDGDQLTAESRASCEPSSALPTVAGSAQSAGTPVATETLHSPAPPMCCSSGANTSQNLPLPTSDARTGDGSSPQPPSSMQPEVSRADTPPGPGAGASPGSPVPLTDGAGASPDPPVPLTDGAGASPDPPVPLTDGAGASPGPMAPLTPEEARSSPMALLTLEAAGSGPMVPLTPKEARTSPTASMTPMETGSVPAALLTLEEARSNSTAPLTLGEVRMLVELFYLPYHHGPLAQHLLEHFRWLRANSLSVGVPATAPDAGEGTQWRSRAQSFQLLCAQTCRLHSRFVSSAGRALLYDLHPYLWDIRNMLLAASAFILWLDGHLLCDPDPKGTWGSCFGWCQSITAPILLGGDAEPWARRGGLFGEFQALLPVGNSCDLFYHPPPLFPSSQLYLLRPLLPLDKGELYRMCQESLDCDPKVAEILAAHPDLLGDRMPWKKRCSSSTQSHQLCPCLCCGASPPWCSWAQPPVCWMWGPVAAWLSAC from the exons GCTGAAACGCTGGGGACTGAACTGCTACATGTATGCGCCCAAGGATGAGCTGAAGCACCGGCTGCTCTGGCGAGAGCCCTACACAGAGCATGAGGCAG CCTGTATGCGGTCTCTCATCGAAGCTGCCCAAGACCAGGGTGTGGAGTTTGTTTTTGCCATTTCTGCTGGCCAGGACATGGTGTTTTCAAGTGCCGGGGATCGgcttctgctgcagcaaaaaCTCAGGCAG GTGGCTGCCATGGGGTGCCACTCCTTCGCGCTGCTCTTCGACGACATCGACCCCTGCATGTGCCAAGCTGACAGAGATGTCTTCCcctccctggcacaggctcAGGCCTCTGTGGCCAACGAGGTGTACCAGGAGCTGGGCCAACCCTCCGTCTTCCTTTTCTGCCCTACAG AGTACTGCAGTTCTCTGtgctctcccagccccagccagtcCTGCTACTTGTTGACCCTTGGCCAGGAGCTGCTCCCAGGGATTGGTGTCATCTGGACAG GCCCAAAGGTGGTGTCACAGGAGCTCTCAGCCAcactgctggaggaggtggagggTGTCCTGCAGCGCCGCCCCATCATCTGGGACAACCTGTATGCCAATGACTATGACTGCAGACGTGTCTTCCTGGGCCCCTACACGGGACGTGCCCCCGGCCTCATGCCCAGGCTCCGTGGGCTGCTCCTCAACCCCAACTGCGAGCTCCAGGCCAACTTCATCCCCATACACACATTGGGCAGCTGGTTTCAGAGCGAGCTGGGGAGCTGTGCTCATGCTGATCACACAG GGATGGAGACTGCGGCAGCCCTGGGAGACAGCCAAGGCCCACCGGAGGGAAGCTACAGCTCCCAGGAGGCCTTGGAGCTGGCGTTGCATGACTGGGTGGCAGAGATAAACCAGCAGGCCTTGGAGCCAG GAGGAAGGACCCCAGGACACCCCAGCATCAGCCTCAAGGGAGGAACGAGGCTGCAGCTTGGCACAGAGGGAGGACAGGAGGTCATGCctgacccccagccccacaacTCTGTTCCCAGTGGGGCAGATCAGCATGGCCCTGAGCCCTGCAGCGTGGCACCAGGAGAAGGAATGAGGAAGGTGACCTCGGAGCCCAAGAAGggcagtgggagcaggacacccgCTGGCAGTCGGCAAAGCCCTACAGGGGATGGGGACCAGCTCACCGCGGAGAGCAGAGCGAGCTGTGAgccctcctctgctctgcctacTGTGGCTGGGAGTGCCCAGTCTGCAGGAACCCCAGTGGCTACGGAGACTCTccacagcccagccccacccatgtgctgcagcagtggggCCAACACCAGCCAGAACCTTCCCCTACCCACCAGTGATGCCAGGACAGGGGATGgcagctccccccagccccccagcagTATGCAGCCTGAGGTCAGCAGGGCTGACACACccccagggcctggggcaggtGCCAGCCCTGGCTCCCCAGTACCACTCACTGATGGGGCTGGTGCCAGCCCTGACCCCCCAGTACCACTCACTGATGGGGCTGGTGCCAGCCCTGACCCCCCAGTACCGCTCACTGATGGGGCTGgtgccagccctggccccaTGGCACCATTGACCCCAGAGGAGGCCAGGTCCAGCCCCATGGCTCTGCTGACCCTGGAGGCGGCTGGATCTGGCCCCATGGTACCACTGACCCCCAAGGAGGCCAGAACCAGCCCTACAGCATCAATGACCCCCATGGAGACTGGGTCTGTCCCTGCGGCACTGCTGACCCTTGAGGAGGCCAGGTCCAATTCCACAGCACCACTGACCCTGGGGGAGGTGCGCATGCTGGTGGAGCTCTTCTACCTGCCCTACCATCATGGGCCACTGGCGCAGCATCTCCTGGAGCACTTTCGGTGGCTCCGAGCAAACAGCCTCAGTGTGGGGGTCCCAGCCACGGCACCCGATGCCGGCGAG GGCACACAGTGGCGCAGCCGAGCCCAGTCcttccagctgctctgtgctcagACATGCCGCCTGCACAGCCGCTTCGTCAGCAGCGCCGGACGGGCACTGCTCTACGACCTCCACCCCTACCTCTGGGACATCCGCAAcatgctgctggctgccagtgCCTTCATCCTCTGGCTGG ATGGCCACCTCCTCTGCGACCCTGACCCCAAGGGCACCTGGGGAAGCTGCTTTGGCT ggTGCCAGAGCATCACTGCCCCGATCCTGCTGGGGGGAGACGCTGAGCCCTGGGCACGTCGTGGGGGCCTCTTTGGAGAATTCCAG GCACTGCTGCCTGTGGGGAACAGCTGTGACCTCTTCTACCACCCACCTCCGCTCTTCCCATCCAGCCAGCTGTACCTCCTGCGCCCGCTGCTGCCCCTGGACAAG GGAGAGCTTTACCGAATGTGCCAGGAGAGTTTGGACTGTGACCCCAAAGTCGCGGAGATCCTCGCAGCCCACCCTGATCTCCTCGGTGACAG GATGCCCTGGAAGAAGCGCTGCTCTTCTTCCACACAGAGCCAccagctgtgcccctgcctgtgctgcgGCGCTTCCCCTCCCTGGTGCAGCTGGGCACAGCCCCCCGTGTGCTGGATGTGGGGGCCAGTCGCAGCCTGGCTATCTGCCTGCTGA